Proteins co-encoded in one Halorussus lipolyticus genomic window:
- a CDS encoding DUF5803 family protein yields the protein MNRRLLLGFAALALLAVTAGCSGVFGGDQFSEKRLEGDGGADYEWDTDTDVTINVTGGQYHAIYDFENRTQLRIFERESLGEKTPVEVNTVRFRYPNGTVVTLDQEQVRKQDSRTVFTLPSEEGQLAYTAPHRGKSFNTPTYVEGSYEVVLPTGMRVGNPILSQVRPDADEKTQIDSRVHLRWAEVTADNVVVRYYLARDLKIFAGIIGAGILIALLGLGYFRLQIRQLEQEREEMGLNVDTDGDEFDQGPPPGMG from the coding sequence ATGAACCGACGACTGCTCCTCGGGTTCGCGGCGCTCGCCCTGCTGGCGGTGACCGCCGGGTGTTCAGGCGTCTTCGGCGGCGACCAGTTCAGCGAGAAGCGACTCGAAGGCGACGGCGGGGCCGACTACGAGTGGGACACCGACACCGACGTGACCATCAACGTCACGGGCGGGCAGTACCACGCGATTTACGACTTCGAGAACCGCACCCAACTCCGCATCTTCGAGCGCGAGTCGCTCGGCGAGAAGACCCCGGTCGAAGTCAACACCGTCAGGTTCCGGTACCCCAACGGAACGGTGGTCACCCTCGACCAAGAGCAGGTCAGAAAGCAGGACTCTCGAACCGTCTTCACGCTCCCGTCCGAGGAGGGCCAACTCGCCTACACCGCACCCCACCGCGGCAAGTCGTTCAACACGCCGACCTACGTGGAGGGGTCCTACGAGGTGGTCCTCCCGACCGGGATGCGCGTCGGCAACCCAATCCTGAGTCAGGTCCGGCCCGACGCCGACGAGAAGACCCAAATCGATAGTCGCGTCCACCTCCGGTGGGCCGAAGTGACCGCCGACAACGTCGTGGTCCGGTATTATCTGGCCCGCGACCTCAAAATCTTCGCGGGCATCATCGGCGCGGGCATCCTCATCGCCCTGCTGGGACTGGGCTACTTCCGCCTCCAGATTCGCCAGTTGGAGCAAGAGCGCGAGGAGATGGGCCTGAACGTCGATACCGACGGCGACGAGTTCGACCAAGGGCCTCCTCCGGGGATGGGCTAA
- a CDS encoding DUF7344 domain-containing protein, giving the protein MFDLLGNSRRRRVLRHLLDEREITLTDLSSRIAAWENDTAVTDLSSRQRKQVYSSLYQTHIPRLSDHGIVAYDADERVVKLTGDAEYVRRFLDVEEPQRGRYSHQWSRYFLWTAVIGSAVIAGNWLGTTPTTHMTTESLYGMLTVTFMMLSVSFVMAVEGPKLLRLTE; this is encoded by the coding sequence ATGTTTGACCTCTTGGGTAACTCCCGGCGTCGGCGTGTCCTCCGCCACCTACTGGACGAACGCGAGATTACCTTGACCGACCTGAGTTCACGCATCGCCGCGTGGGAGAACGACACCGCCGTCACCGACCTCTCGTCACGCCAGCGAAAGCAGGTGTACTCCTCGCTCTATCAGACTCACATCCCGCGACTGAGCGACCACGGCATCGTGGCCTACGACGCCGACGAACGCGTGGTCAAACTGACCGGCGACGCCGAGTACGTCCGTCGATTCCTCGACGTGGAGGAGCCACAGCGCGGTCGGTACTCCCACCAGTGGAGTCGCTACTTCCTCTGGACGGCGGTTATCGGGAGCGCGGTCATCGCGGGCAACTGGCTGGGGACGACGCCGACGACCCACATGACGACCGAAAGCCTCTACGGGATGCTGACAGTGACGTTCATGATGCTCAGCGTGTCGTTCGTGATGGCCGTCGAGGGGCCGAAGCTACTGCGACTCACGGAGTAA
- a CDS encoding transcription factor, whose protein sequence is MAFEDLLEDPVIQKYLHELVGPKGMPVAAAPPDGEVTDEELAEELDLELNDVRRALFILYENDLATYRRLRDEDSGWLTYLWTFQYDNIPDNLEEEMHRLLDALEQRREYERQHEFYLCEVCSIRFEFGEAMDFGFECPECGSPLESMENSRLIDSMERRLEDLREELNVEQLEEAEA, encoded by the coding sequence ATGGCTTTTGAGGACTTGCTGGAGGACCCAGTAATTCAGAAATATCTTCACGAGTTGGTCGGTCCGAAGGGGATGCCCGTCGCCGCGGCCCCGCCGGACGGCGAGGTCACCGACGAGGAGTTAGCCGAGGAGTTGGACCTCGAACTCAACGACGTTCGGCGCGCGCTGTTCATCCTCTACGAGAACGACCTCGCCACGTACCGCAGACTGCGTGACGAGGACTCGGGATGGTTGACCTACCTCTGGACCTTCCAGTACGACAACATTCCGGACAACCTCGAAGAGGAGATGCACCGCCTGCTCGACGCGCTCGAACAGCGCAGAGAGTACGAGCGCCAGCACGAGTTCTACCTGTGTGAGGTCTGTTCGATTCGCTTCGAGTTCGGCGAGGCGATGGACTTCGGGTTCGAGTGCCCCGAGTGCGGGTCGCCGCTCGAATCCATGGAGAACAGCAGACTCATCGACTCGATGGAGCGACGACTCGAGGACCTCCGCGAGGAACTCAACGTCGAACAACTCGAAGAGGCCGAGGCATAG
- a CDS encoding DUF7528 family protein, whose protein sequence is MTRDEAADLQDAVGDALTQRREFFRTAGIHREDGTYEVARRGADSAGNSKVFESFEALRRLFDRLPAEFSAEEVSRTGITGSRRHMLVRHFAEHPAFDCDITRRNPLTAEKTSEEQTREQVVGTDEGEVVSAD, encoded by the coding sequence CTGACCAGAGACGAGGCCGCCGACCTGCAGGACGCGGTTGGAGACGCCCTGACCCAGCGCCGGGAGTTCTTCCGGACTGCGGGAATCCACCGCGAGGACGGCACCTACGAGGTTGCGCGCCGAGGAGCGGACTCGGCGGGCAACTCCAAGGTGTTCGAGAGTTTCGAGGCCCTGCGTCGCCTGTTCGACCGCCTGCCGGCGGAGTTCTCCGCCGAGGAGGTCAGTCGAACCGGCATCACCGGGTCGCGCCGCCACATGCTGGTCCGGCACTTCGCCGAGCATCCGGCCTTCGACTGTGACATCACGCGCCGGAACCCCCTGACCGCCGAGAAGACGAGCGAGGAACAGACTCGCGAGCAAGTCGTCGGAACCGACGAGGGCGAGGTGGTCAGCGCGGATTAG
- a CDS encoding DUF2110 family protein: MVVLATKVYVRGDARDRSLDALRSLVGNEIEDLDVEYTVGVRHDDFAVVTIEGDDEVVARNLLREEFGEITPDFEAGETYVGTLEGWDEEGFVLDAGEEIRVPADQLGLGQGTPVQIVERFGLVQHMPLRFVYSDPDAESHRLADAERDRLYDWTRGAGRVNVNSATRGEVRATVNRAGHARDIVTVERLGLLEQSIVCKDETDPPGLLSAIGDYLPAEIRCVIP; the protein is encoded by the coding sequence ATGGTCGTACTCGCCACCAAGGTGTACGTCCGAGGCGACGCCCGCGACCGGTCGCTCGACGCGCTCCGGTCGCTCGTCGGCAACGAAATCGAAGACCTAGACGTGGAGTACACCGTGGGCGTGCGCCACGACGACTTCGCGGTCGTCACCATCGAAGGCGACGACGAGGTAGTCGCTCGCAACCTCCTCCGCGAGGAGTTCGGCGAGATTACGCCCGACTTCGAGGCGGGCGAGACCTACGTCGGCACGCTCGAAGGGTGGGACGAGGAGGGCTTCGTCCTCGACGCGGGCGAGGAGATTCGGGTCCCCGCCGACCAACTCGGTCTCGGGCAGGGGACGCCGGTCCAAATCGTCGAGCGGTTCGGACTGGTCCAGCACATGCCCCTCCGGTTCGTCTACTCGGACCCCGACGCCGAGAGTCACCGCCTCGCCGACGCGGAGCGCGACCGACTCTACGACTGGACTCGCGGCGCGGGCCGGGTCAACGTCAACAGCGCGACCCGTGGTGAGGTCCGCGCGACGGTCAACCGGGCGGGCCACGCCCGCGACATCGTGACCGTCGAGCGGTTGGGCCTGCTGGAACAGAGCATCGTCTGCAAGGACGAGACCGACCCGCCGGGCCTGCTGTCGGCCATCGGCGACTACCTCCCGGCGGAGATTCGTTGCGTCATCCCCTGA
- a CDS encoding nitrilase-related carbon-nitrogen hydrolase, with protein MRLALAQLDIEAGAVETNRERAEEAIAEAANRGADLVALPEIFTVGYFSFETYQRAAEPIEGPTLERIADAAREHGVGVLAGSIVEDLAETESVETPADEGLANSSVLFDREGNRLAVYRKHHLFGYDSAEAEMLVPGETLGIAEFEGATVGMTTCYDLRFPELYRSIAEAGADLVLVPSAWPYPRVEHWKLLPRARAVENQFFVATVNGSGDFEDASLLGRSTVYDPWGTTLASTGDDPDLVVTDVDLGRVEAVRDEFPAWRDRRT; from the coding sequence GTGAGACTCGCGCTCGCCCAACTCGACATCGAGGCCGGAGCGGTCGAGACCAACCGCGAGCGCGCCGAGGAGGCCATCGCCGAGGCCGCAAATCGCGGCGCGGACCTCGTGGCGCTCCCGGAAATCTTCACCGTCGGCTACTTCTCGTTCGAGACCTACCAGCGGGCGGCCGAACCAATCGAGGGTCCCACGCTCGAACGCATCGCGGACGCCGCCCGAGAACACGGGGTGGGCGTCCTCGCGGGGAGCATCGTGGAGGACCTCGCCGAAACTGAGAGCGTCGAGACGCCCGCCGACGAGGGACTGGCGAACTCCTCGGTCCTGTTCGACCGCGAGGGGAACCGACTCGCGGTCTACCGCAAACACCACCTGTTCGGCTACGACTCGGCCGAGGCCGAGATGCTCGTGCCGGGCGAGACCCTCGGTATCGCCGAGTTCGAGGGGGCGACGGTGGGGATGACCACCTGCTACGACCTCCGGTTTCCCGAACTCTACCGGTCGATTGCCGAGGCGGGCGCGGACCTCGTGCTGGTTCCGAGTGCGTGGCCCTACCCTCGGGTCGAACACTGGAAGCTACTGCCCCGCGCCCGAGCGGTCGAAAACCAGTTTTTCGTCGCCACGGTCAACGGGTCGGGCGACTTCGAGGACGCCTCGCTGTTGGGGCGCTCGACGGTCTACGACCCGTGGGGGACGACGCTTGCGAGTACCGGCGACGACCCGGACCTCGTGGTGACCGACGTGGACCTCGGGCGCGTCGAGGCGGTCCGCGACGAGTTCCCGGCGTGGCGCGACCGACGCACGTAG
- a CDS encoding competence/damage-inducible protein A, whose product MQIAIVTVGDELLAGDTVNTNAAWLGERLADRGASVERVVVVPDREADIAREVNELRAEYDAVIVTGGLGPTHDDLTMEAVAAAVGVPVEENDEAVAWITEHTDYEHADLVEGTTHLPKGCRMLPNDEGVAPGCVIEGVYVLPGVPAEMKAMFETIADEFSGDYRHVRVVEADEPESALVERFAELRDRFDVTVGSYPGDHVRVKLQSTDEDELDRAEAWLRERVEPTD is encoded by the coding sequence ATGCAGATAGCCATCGTCACCGTCGGCGACGAACTGCTGGCGGGCGACACCGTGAACACCAACGCCGCGTGGCTTGGCGAGCGCCTCGCCGACCGAGGAGCGAGCGTCGAGCGCGTGGTGGTGGTCCCGGACCGGGAGGCCGACATCGCCCGCGAGGTCAACGAACTGCGCGCCGAGTACGACGCTGTAATCGTCACCGGCGGCCTCGGGCCGACCCACGACGACCTGACGATGGAGGCTGTCGCGGCCGCCGTCGGCGTCCCGGTCGAGGAAAACGACGAGGCCGTGGCGTGGATAACCGAACACACCGACTACGAACACGCCGACCTCGTGGAGGGAACCACCCACCTCCCGAAGGGCTGTCGGATGCTCCCAAACGACGAGGGCGTCGCGCCGGGGTGCGTCATCGAAGGCGTCTACGTCCTGCCGGGCGTGCCCGCCGAGATGAAGGCCATGTTCGAGACCATCGCGGACGAGTTCTCCGGCGACTACCGCCACGTCCGCGTCGTGGAGGCCGACGAACCCGAGAGCGCGCTGGTCGAGCGATTCGCAGAGCTACGCGACCGGTTCGACGTGACGGTCGGAAGCTACCCCGGCGACCACGTGCGAGTCAAGTTACAGAGTACTGACGAGGACGAACTCGACCGCGCGGAAGCATGGCTCCGCGAGCGTGTCGAACCCACCGACTAA
- a CDS encoding BsuPI-related putative proteinase inhibitor, translated as MTLQSSVTASVESDSVEFEYTVENAGDDATEITFRSALKADFAVLEDGDEIWRASDGQMFAQMLQTETIDAGDGETFPGAWDDPEPGDYTVVATLNSSGDDAEARTDFSV; from the coding sequence ATGACGCTCCAGAGTTCCGTCACCGCGTCGGTCGAGTCCGATTCGGTCGAGTTCGAGTACACCGTCGAGAACGCCGGCGACGACGCCACAGAAATCACCTTCCGAAGCGCCCTGAAGGCCGACTTCGCTGTCTTGGAGGACGGCGACGAAATCTGGCGGGCCAGCGACGGCCAGATGTTCGCCCAGATGCTCCAGACCGAGACCATCGACGCGGGCGACGGAGAGACCTTCCCCGGCGCGTGGGACGACCCCGAACCCGGCGACTACACCGTGGTCGCCACGCTGAACTCCTCGGGCGACGACGCCGAGGCCCGGACCGACTTTTCGGTGTAG
- a CDS encoding ATP-NAD kinase family protein — protein MRTIGVVVNPIAGMGGRVGLKGTDGKVEEARERGAEPRAPERAIAALEALAERAPDARILTYGGRMGEEYAREAGFDPEVVGEPAGDQTTADDTRRAVREFAQSGVDLILFVGGDGTAVDVTEALDEAEAASESEDEIPILGVPAGVKVYSAVFAVTPEAAGRVVADFDRTERREVNDIDEEAYREGEVRAELKGIAEVPVADDLQSSKQVGGGTVESLAVGVADDARQDAGTTYVLGPGSTVGAVKAELGFEGSPLGVDVWRDGEVLALDASADEILANLGEQNVVVVSPIGGQGFVFGRGNDQISPDVIRRSEVEVVASKPKLDGVGVLRVDTGDDEVDDDLRGWRKVRVGRFERRMMKVV, from the coding sequence ATGCGAACTATCGGCGTCGTCGTCAACCCCATCGCCGGGATGGGCGGTCGGGTGGGGCTGAAAGGCACCGACGGGAAAGTCGAGGAGGCCCGCGAACGCGGCGCGGAACCGCGAGCGCCGGAGCGAGCGATAGCGGCGCTGGAGGCGCTGGCCGAGCGTGCCCCCGACGCCAGAATCCTGACCTACGGCGGTCGGATGGGCGAGGAGTACGCCCGCGAGGCCGGATTCGACCCCGAAGTCGTCGGCGAACCCGCCGGAGACCAGACCACCGCCGACGACACCCGCCGAGCGGTCCGCGAGTTCGCGCAATCGGGCGTCGATTTGATTCTGTTCGTCGGCGGCGACGGGACCGCGGTGGACGTGACCGAGGCGCTGGACGAGGCCGAAGCCGCAAGTGAGTCAGAAGACGAGATTCCGATTTTGGGCGTCCCGGCCGGGGTCAAGGTCTACTCGGCGGTGTTCGCGGTCACGCCCGAGGCGGCGGGCCGGGTCGTGGCCGATTTCGACCGGACCGAGCGCCGGGAGGTCAACGACATCGACGAGGAGGCCTACCGCGAGGGCGAGGTCCGGGCCGAGTTGAAAGGTATCGCAGAGGTGCCGGTCGCCGACGACTTGCAGTCGAGCAAACAGGTCGGCGGCGGCACGGTCGAAAGCCTCGCCGTGGGGGTCGCCGACGACGCCCGGCAGGACGCGGGAACGACCTACGTCCTCGGCCCCGGAAGCACCGTCGGCGCGGTCAAAGCGGAACTGGGCTTCGAGGGGTCGCCCCTCGGGGTTGACGTGTGGCGCGACGGGGAGGTCCTCGCTCTGGACGCAAGTGCAGACGAGATTCTGGCGAACTTGGGCGAGCAAAACGTCGTCGTGGTCTCGCCCATCGGCGGGCAGGGGTTCGTCTTCGGCCGGGGCAACGACCAGATTTCGCCGGACGTGATTCGGCGCTCGGAAGTCGAGGTGGTCGCATCCAAGCCCAAACTCGACGGCGTCGGCGTCCTCCGGGTCGATACCGGCGACGACGAGGTGGACGACGACCTCCGGGGGTGGCGGAAGGTCCGGGTCGGTCGGTTCGAGCGCCGGATGATGAAGGTCGTTTAA
- a CDS encoding DUF7123 family protein: protein MTDYTDEERRILAYLSESVSKGERYFRSKNIAEQLGLSSKQVGVRLPKLAEKSEEVDIEKWGRAKSTTWKVTPG, encoded by the coding sequence ATGACTGATTACACCGACGAGGAACGGCGCATCCTCGCATATTTGAGCGAGAGCGTCTCTAAGGGTGAGCGTTACTTCCGCTCGAAGAACATCGCCGAACAACTCGGCCTCTCTTCGAAGCAGGTCGGTGTTAGACTTCCGAAGCTCGCGGAGAAAAGCGAGGAGGTAGACATAGAGAAGTGGGGGCGCGCGAAGTCTACGACGTGGAAGGTAACGCCGGGATAG
- a CDS encoding S8 family peptidase, protein MRFDKNVSRRNVLRATGGAFAGTAATGLASAAPDRTVEVNVGFASKSGRLAALDAASDVVREFDSLDVVTIRLPAEAAESLESRADVRYVERNGRMEALAQTLPWGLDRIDAPQAHGCSTGEGVDVAVIDTGIDGNHPDLEPNLGTGAYAVACDPYSAECTYDWGDDNGHGTHCAGIIGAVDNSEGILGVAPDATLHSVKVLGPNGGGSYSDIADGIEYVANQGWDIANMSLGGSASQAVKDACEYAYNKGVLLVAAAGNSGPCSDCVGYPAAYSEVMAVSSTNTSDSLSSFSSTGPEVEIAAPGSDIYSTYVGGGYETLSGTSMAAPYVSGVAALVMSQGYTNTEARERICQTAENIGLGDDESGCGLVDAESAAC, encoded by the coding sequence ATGCGCTTCGACAAGAACGTGTCCAGACGAAACGTCCTTCGAGCAACCGGCGGCGCGTTCGCCGGAACCGCCGCGACCGGCCTCGCGTCGGCCGCCCCGGACCGGACGGTCGAGGTCAACGTCGGGTTCGCGTCGAAGTCGGGCCGACTGGCCGCGCTCGACGCCGCGAGCGATGTCGTCCGCGAGTTCGACTCGCTCGACGTGGTGACGATTCGACTCCCGGCGGAGGCCGCGGAGAGCCTCGAATCTCGGGCCGACGTTCGCTACGTCGAACGGAACGGCCGGATGGAGGCCCTCGCCCAGACGCTCCCGTGGGGTCTCGACCGAATCGACGCCCCGCAGGCCCACGGCTGTTCGACCGGTGAGGGCGTGGACGTGGCTGTCATCGACACGGGTATCGACGGCAACCACCCCGACCTCGAACCGAATCTGGGTACCGGCGCGTACGCCGTCGCCTGCGACCCCTACTCCGCCGAGTGTACCTACGACTGGGGCGACGACAACGGCCACGGAACTCACTGCGCCGGTATCATCGGTGCCGTGGACAACAGCGAGGGCATCCTCGGCGTCGCCCCCGACGCGACGCTCCACTCGGTCAAGGTCCTCGGACCGAACGGCGGCGGGTCGTACTCCGACATCGCGGACGGTATCGAGTACGTCGCCAACCAAGGGTGGGACATCGCCAACATGAGTCTCGGCGGAAGCGCATCGCAGGCGGTCAAAGACGCCTGCGAGTACGCCTACAACAAGGGCGTCCTGCTGGTCGCGGCCGCCGGGAACTCGGGTCCCTGCTCGGACTGCGTGGGCTACCCCGCCGCCTACTCGGAGGTCATGGCGGTCTCCTCGACCAACACCAGCGACAGTCTGTCGAGTTTCTCGTCGACCGGTCCGGAAGTCGAAATCGCCGCGCCCGGTTCCGACATCTACTCGACCTACGTCGGCGGCGGCTACGAGACCCTCTCGGGGACCTCGATGGCCGCACCCTACGTCAGCGGCGTGGCGGCGCTGGTGATGAGTCAGGGCTACACGAACACCGAGGCCCGCGAGCGAATCTGCCAGACCGCCGAGAACATCGGCCTCGGTGACGACGAGAGCGGATGCGGACTGGTGGACGCCGAGTCCGCGGCCTGCTAG
- a CDS encoding tRNA (cytidine(56)-2'-O)-methyltransferase, which produces MQGEPEVAVLRLGHRPGRDERMTTHVGLTARALGADRAILAGDASKSQGTVEDITDRFGGPFAVELTESPKAVIRDWDGAVVHLTMYGERVQDVEGEIREAHSESGDPVLIVVGSQKVSFDVYEAADWNVGVTNQPHSEVAGLAVFLDRLFEGRELDREWTDADQIVVPEETGKTVVPADDDDG; this is translated from the coding sequence ATGCAAGGCGAACCCGAGGTCGCGGTCCTCAGACTCGGCCACCGGCCGGGCCGCGACGAGCGCATGACGACCCACGTCGGCCTGACAGCGCGGGCGCTGGGGGCCGACCGGGCGATTCTGGCGGGCGACGCGAGCAAGTCGCAGGGCACCGTCGAGGACATCACCGACCGCTTCGGCGGTCCTTTCGCAGTCGAGTTGACCGAGAGTCCGAAGGCGGTCATCCGCGACTGGGACGGCGCGGTCGTCCACCTCACGATGTACGGCGAGCGAGTGCAGGACGTGGAAGGCGAGATTCGGGAAGCGCACTCGGAATCCGGCGACCCGGTTCTCATCGTTGTCGGGTCTCAGAAGGTCTCGTTCGACGTGTACGAGGCCGCCGACTGGAACGTCGGCGTGACCAACCAACCCCACTCGGAGGTCGCCGGACTGGCCGTCTTCTTGGACCGCCTGTTCGAGGGCCGGGAGTTGGACCGCGAGTGGACCGACGCCGACCAAATCGTCGTGCCCGAGGAGACCGGCAAGACGGTCGTCCCGGCAGACGACGACGACGGATGA
- a CDS encoding CoxG family protein, giving the protein MTVRVERTFDLGVSPENVWEFIADPEKRARTISVVADYEKTGEYSSIWHIKVPIPFLDSTVPVRTEDVERDPPRYVKFVGRSSALRVTGEHEIREADGGSQLVNRFTVEGKVPGIERYFKKNLDKELDNLEAALRKEAAP; this is encoded by the coding sequence ATGACTGTCCGGGTGGAGCGAACCTTTGACCTCGGGGTTTCGCCGGAGAACGTGTGGGAATTTATCGCGGACCCGGAGAAACGTGCGAGGACAATCAGCGTCGTCGCCGACTACGAGAAGACCGGCGAGTATTCGTCGATTTGGCACATCAAGGTCCCGATTCCGTTCCTCGACAGCACCGTGCCGGTCCGGACCGAGGACGTAGAGCGCGACCCACCCCGGTACGTCAAGTTCGTCGGGCGCTCGTCGGCGCTCCGCGTGACCGGCGAACACGAGATACGCGAGGCCGACGGGGGGAGCCAACTCGTCAACCGGTTCACGGTCGAAGGGAAGGTGCCCGGCATCGAACGCTACTTCAAGAAGAACCTCGACAAGGAACTCGATAATCTGGAGGCCGCACTCCGGAAGGAGGCCGCACCGTGA
- a CDS encoding phosphate uptake regulator PhoU produces METRKVQRLGPSTLAMTLPAEWAKENNVEKGDEVSLRMGGKGTLTVLPESAHTEESEAVIHAENLDADAVERAIVAQYVLGRRVIHVESEETLDSEHINAVYKAETQLMGLGVVEETPNSIAIRCSVDPEDFSLDNLLERLENTGSTMRGEAVKALAHGNPDLAQRALNRERQANKIFVLLLRLIFTAYQNPTLARAVDLDSGFPLIGYRSIAKNLELTADNAEDIAEIVLEAEGHTLDVDGQTMRRIREFTDQVDEITALAVQAAVERDYDKTLEVRALFHEIGDRESEILSDLPEMDNDSLLAVREVLVSLQQTAQYAMRNAEIAANLALNEESEHTTIN; encoded by the coding sequence ATGGAGACGCGCAAGGTACAGCGGTTAGGTCCCTCGACGCTGGCGATGACTCTGCCGGCGGAGTGGGCCAAGGAGAACAACGTCGAGAAGGGCGACGAGGTGTCGCTCCGGATGGGCGGCAAGGGCACCCTGACGGTCCTGCCCGAGTCGGCCCACACCGAGGAGTCCGAGGCAGTTATCCACGCCGAGAATCTGGACGCCGACGCGGTGGAGCGCGCCATCGTCGCCCAGTACGTCCTCGGGCGGCGGGTCATCCACGTCGAGAGCGAGGAGACCCTCGACAGCGAACACATCAACGCCGTCTACAAGGCCGAGACCCAACTGATGGGGCTTGGCGTGGTCGAGGAGACCCCCAACAGCATCGCCATCCGGTGTTCGGTGGACCCCGAGGACTTCAGCCTCGACAATCTGCTCGAACGCCTCGAAAACACCGGTTCGACCATGCGCGGCGAGGCGGTCAAGGCGCTGGCCCACGGCAACCCGGACCTCGCTCAGCGCGCACTCAACCGGGAGCGACAGGCGAACAAGATTTTCGTCCTCCTGCTGAGGCTCATTTTCACGGCCTACCAGAACCCGACGCTGGCGCGGGCGGTCGATTTGGACAGCGGGTTCCCGCTCATCGGCTACCGGTCCATCGCCAAGAACCTCGAACTCACCGCGGACAACGCCGAGGACATCGCCGAAATCGTCCTCGAAGCAGAAGGCCACACCTTGGACGTGGACGGCCAGACGATGCGGCGTATCCGGGAGTTCACCGACCAAGTGGACGAAATCACGGCTTTGGCGGTCCAAGCGGCGGTCGAACGCGATTACGACAAGACGCTGGAGGTCCGGGCGCTGTTCCACGAAATCGGCGACCGGGAGAGCGAAATCCTGTCGGACCTGCCCGAGATGGACAACGATTCGCTGTTGGCGGTCCGCGAGGTGCTGGTCAGCCTCCAGCAGACCGCCCAGTACGCCATGCGAAACGCCGAAATCGCCGCCAACCTCGCGCTCAACGAGGAGAGCGAACACACCACCATCAACTGA
- a CDS encoding DUF7525 family protein, whose translation MAEHETVASDKGIGLATLFTLLAAGATVAMFVEPGSELAAWGFAGAVTAGVLAVAAVHLFWK comes from the coding sequence ATGGCCGAACACGAGACGGTTGCGAGCGACAAGGGTATCGGACTCGCCACGCTGTTCACACTGCTGGCGGCGGGCGCGACGGTAGCGATGTTCGTCGAACCGGGAAGCGAACTCGCCGCGTGGGGCTTCGCTGGTGCAGTGACCGCGGGCGTGCTGGCGGTCGCCGCGGTCCACCTCTTTTGGAAGTAG